The genomic window CGTGGCTGTTAAGGACAGCCGTACAGTCGGTGCGTGCTGAACCCGTGGCGGCTGCGGCTGCTCGCCGACCTGGCGACCTACGGCACCGTGCGGGCCGTCGCACAGCACGCGACGATGAGCCCGTCGGCGGTGTCGCAGCAGCTCGCCACCCTGGAACGGGAGACTCGGACGGCGCTGCTGGAACGTACCGGCCGCAAGGTCCGTCTGACCGCTGCCGGGATGCTGCTGGCCGGGCGCGCGCGGGAGATCCTGGCCGCGATGGACACGGCCGAAGCCGAACTGCGCGGCCTCGCCGAAGAACCCGTCGGTACGGTGACGCTCGCCGCGTTCCAGAGCGCCGTGCACGCCCTCGCCGAACCCGCGATCGCCGGATTGGCCGCCCGGCATCCCGACCTGACCGTGGTGCTCCTCGAACTGGAACCACACGAGAGCATGCCCGCGCTACGCCGCGGCGACGTGGACGTGATCATCACGACGGCCGACTTCGCGGGCACCGAACTGGACCCGGCCATCGACGTGGTGCCGATCGCGGCGGACGAGATCGTGCTGGTGCTGCCGTCGTCACATGAGCTGACCGCGTACGACGCCGTCGCTCTGTCGACCTGCACGGACCAGAAGTGGACCTTCGACGTGGCGGGTTCCTACATGTCGGCCCTGGCCACCCGCCTGTGCCGGGAATCCGGCTTCGAACCGTCGGTGATCTGCCGCTTCAGCAACTACATGCTCGCGCTGCGGCACGTGGAGAAGGGCGGCTCGATCACCCTGCTGCCCAGCCTCGCCGTCGACCCCCGCTACCAGGTCACCACCCGCCCCCTCGACCCACCGCTGGGCCGCCGCATCACCGCCGCGGTCCGTCGCTCCCCCGGCCCCGCCCTTCGCCCCGAGGTGACCGCCGTCCTCACCGCACTGCGGTCCTGAGAAAGTCCCCGATCGCGTCGGCGACCTCCACCGGCCGTTCCTCGGCCTGATGGTGGCCGCTGTCGACGACCCGATGCCGCAGCGGCCGCACCAGCCAGGGTGCCCAGATCTTCGCCGGATCACCGTGCAGGTCCAGATCGTCGTGTTCCGATTCGAGCAGCAGCATCGGGCACTCCACCTGCCGCCCGGCAGCACGATCGGCCTCCTCGTGCTCCCGGTCGACCCGGAGACCGGCCCGGTAGTCCTCACACATGCCGTGCACGACCGCTGGGTTCCGCAAGGCCGCCCACAAGTCGGCATGATTGCCCGCACCGATCACTTCCGGTCCCGGCGTTTCGTACCAGGCATCCGGGTCGGCGTTGATCACCCGCTCGGCCGGCTTGTCGGTCTGCCCCAGGAACCACCAGTGCCACCAGGCGCGGGCGAACGTGACGTCGGTGCGTTCCAGATGCTCCACGACCGGCAACCCGTCCATGATCACCAGATGGGTGACGGCTTCCGGATGATCCATGGCGGTACGGAAGGCGACCAGGGAACCCCGATCGTGCCCGACCACGGCGAACCGGTCGTGACCCAGGTGCGCCATCAGCCGTACGACGTCGCCGGCCATCTCCCGCTTCGACGACTGCGTGTGCCCCGGCCGATCCGTCGGCAACGTCGAACCACCGTATCCCCGCAGGTCAGGCAGGACCACGGTGTGCTCGCGGGCCAGCCTCGGCGCCACCGCGTGCCAGGTCGTATGGGTACGCGGATGCCCGTGCAGCAACACCACCGGCGGTCCCGCACCACCGTGCCGGAACCGCACACTCACATCCCCGACCGTCACCCGGTCCAGCCGGAAGTCATCGAACACCGTCGCCGGATACCCCGGTTCCGCTCCTTGAATCACTGAGCGGCCAGGACTCGGGCCGCCTCCCGGATCGCGCTGGTGTTCTTGTGGCCGGAACGGGAACCGCTGAGCTTGGCGGCGATGTGGTCGGCGACGGTGATCGGGTCGTACAGCGGCTCCTCGCCCTCGGGGACGAACTGCGGCAGCGTCTCGATCAGGGCGTCGCCGTTCCCGTCGTGGAAGAAAGCGGCGGACCGGCGGCGCTCGATGGTGCCGTCGACGACCGGCGGTTTCACCCGGTGCAACGTCGACATCCACACGTCGTTGGTGAGGCGGGCCGAGATGTCACCGAGGTTGACGAGCAGGGCGCCGTCGGCGGGCCGCACGTCGTGCCAGCCGTTGTCGGTGCCGAGAACCTGCAGGCCGGCGACCTGATCGGCCCAGAGAACCGTGACGATGCCGAAGTCGGTGTGCTCGCCCATGCCGGTCAGGTCGGCACCCAGTTCGATCTCGCCGGGCTCCAGCGCGTAGTTGTTCATCCGCAACACGTCGATCGAATGGCCGGCGATCCGGTCGAAGAACCCGGGATCGACACCGAGGGCCGCGGCGAAGATGCCGGTCAGCGTCTCCGCCACCCGCCGGGCCTCCCGGAAATGCGCCTCCACCTGCGGACGGAACGCCAGCGGCGACTCCGGCCAGGTGTTCTCGCCGACCCCGATGTTGTACGCCTCGAAGAAGTCGTTCATCCGGGTGACCGGGTCGACGCCCAGGCTGTAGCTCAGCGACTCGCTCTTCGGCGGGCTGTAACCGCGGTTCTCCGCGGCCGGCCGAATGTACCGCTTCTTGTCTTCCAGGGTCTGCCCGAAGAAACCGTCGATCGCGTCGGCGAGCCCGTCGGTCACCTCGGCCGGAACCCCGTGCCCGACGATCTGCACGAACCCGACGCTCCGGCAGGCCCGGTCCAGCTCACCGACGGTCCGGGTCTTCGCCTCGTCCGGGCCGCCGGTGACCCAGGCGCTGATATCCACGGTGGGGACCACGAAGTCGGAAGCCATGACCTCAGTCTGCGCCGTCATTGTTTCGTCGGTCTGCGCCGACGTTGTTTCGCTGGCCTGCGCCGTCGATGCCTTGCTGGCCTGCGCCGACGTTGCCTTGCTCGGTCGCCCATGCGCAGATCGCGGCCAGCGGCTCCTGCAAGGTCTTGCCGAGGGCGGTCAGCGCGTACTCGACGTGCTGTGGCGGGGTCTCCTTCAGGACTCTTCGCTCGACGAATCCGTCGCTCTCCATGTCGCGCAGCGTCTCGGTCAGCATCTTCTGAGTGATCCCGGACACCCGGCGCCGCAGCTCAGCGTGCCGTTGCGGGCCGGCCAGCAACGCGTAGATCACCAGCACCCGCCACTTCGACGCCAGTCGCTCGATGGCCTGCCGGGTCGTACAGCTCTCCTCGATCACGTCCGGAATGACCAGCGCCATGCCCACCCCCGGTCAAGGGCACCAAAAAGTGCCTTGTGGTACGGCCGGACACCGGCCGCCTATGGTCCATCCAACGATAGACGTCGACAGACACGGGGCCGAAAATGATCACTTTCACCGCCGACGGCATCACGTTGGCCGGCAATCTTTCCCTGGCCGGGCCGGATGCGCCCGCGGTCGTTCTGACCGGGCCGTTCACCGGCGTCAAGGAACAGGTCACAGGGACGTACGCGAAACTTCTGCACGAACGGGGCGTGACCACGCTCGCCATCGACCACCGCGGTTTCGGCGAGAGCGGCGGGCGCCGGGCCCACGAGGACAGCCAGGGCAAACTGTCCGACCTGCGGGCTGCTGTGACAGTGCTCACCGAATACACCGACCGGATCGGGGTCGTCGGGATCTGTCTCGGCGGCGGTTACGCGGTGCGCGCCGGTGCCACCGATCCCCGGCTGCGGGCGGTCGTGGGGATCGCGGGCGCCTACAACAGCCCCGCCCGGTTCAGTGCCGGTGACCCGGCTGGTTACCGCGATTCGCTCGCCTCGTTCATCGACCGCTACGACGAGGAACTGCCCGCGGTCGCCCCGGACGGCGCTCCGGCGGCGATGGGAGGCGACGAGCCGTACGCCTATTACGGCACCGCCCGGTCGGCCGCCGAGCGCTGGGAGAACCGGGTGACCTGGGGTTCTCTGCATTCGCTGATGACACTCGACGCTTTGGGCGCGGCACCGTTGCTCGGCGACACCCCGCTGCTCGTGGTGCACGGCCGGGTCGACGATTACTGCTCCCCCGAACTGGCCCGAGCCGCCCACGACGCCGCCCCGGGCCCGAAGGAACTGCGGTGGCTCGATGCCGCCCAGCACATCGATCTCTACGACGTGGAGCCGTACGTCACACAGGCTGCCGACGCCGCCGCTGAGTTCCTGCATCGGCGTCTCGTAGCAGCTCCGGCCATGGTGCCCTGAGGCGACCGGCAGCGGCCGCCCGGACCGGGTGGTCATATCCTTGACTCATGGATGAAGATCTGGTGGGCGCCGATGCGGGATTCTCCGCCCTCGGTCTGCGTCCCGAACTGTTGCAGGCCCTGAGCGATCTGGGCTACGAAGAGCCGACCCCGATCCAGCGTGAGGCGATCCCTCGGCTGCTCGCCGGGGGCGACCTGGTCGGGCAGGCGGCGACCGGCACCGGCAAGACCGCGGCATTCGCTCTGCCGCTGCTGCACGCTCTCAGCGGCGGCAGCTCCAACGACCCCGGCGCCCTGGTGCTGGTGCCGACCCGTGAGCTGGCCGAACAGGTGTCCCAAGCGGTGCACCGCTACGGCCGCGCACTGAACGTGCGGGTGCTCCCGGTTTACGGCGGTCAGCCGATCAGCCGCCAGCTGCGGGTCCTCGAGCGCGGTGTCGACGTCGTCGTCGGCACCCCCGGCCGGGTCCTGGACCACATCGAGCGCGGCACGCTCCGCCTCGACATGATCAGCACCGTCGTGCTCGACGAGGCCGACGAGATGCTGGACATGGGTTTCGCCGAGGACATCGAGGCGATCCTTTCGGAAACCCCCACCGAGCGGCAGACCGTGCTGTTCTCGGCGACGATGCCGCCCCGCATCGACGCCATCGCCCGCAAGCATCTGCGCAATCCGGAGCGGATCCGGATGGGCCGCGACAACGCGGCCGCGGACCAGCTGCCCAAGGTGCGGCAGAGCGCCTACCTGGTGCCGCGCGGTCACCGGATGACGGCTCTGGCCCGGGTCCTGGACGTGGAGGCACCGACCGCGGCGATCGTCTTCTGCCGCACCCGTGAAGAGGTCGACCAGGTGACCGAAGGCCTCAACGGCCGCGGTTACCGGTCCGAGGCGCTGCACGGCGGCCTCGGCCAGGAACAGCGCGACCGGGTGATGGGGCGGCTGCGGGCCGGCCACACCGAGCTGCTGGTGGCCACCGACGTGGCGGCCCGTGGGCTGGACGTCGACCTGCTCACCCACGTGATCAACTACAACCTGCCGACGGCGCCGGAAGCCTACGTGCACCGGATCGGCCGGGTCGGCCGCGCCGGGCGCGAGGGCGCAGCGATCACGCTGATCGAGCCGCGTGACGTGCGCCTGATGCAGGCCGTCGAGCGGCTCACCGGCCAGCGTGTCAAGCCGGAGCAGCTGCCGACCGTGGCCGACCTGCGGGCCAAGCGCCTGGACCTGCTGCGCGAGACGATGAGGGCCGCCGCGGAGGGCGACGACCTGGAGCGGTTCCGCCCGTTGCTGGCCGGGCTCACCGACAGTCTCGACCTGGAGCAGGTCGCCCTGGCCGGGCTGAAACTGCTGCACGAGAACACCCGCGGCGACATCGACGAGACCGAGATCCCCCTCGTCGAGTCCGCCCGTGACAAGCGCCGCGAGCCCCGCGACCAGTCCCAGTGGGAGTCCCGTGGTCAGGGGCAGCGTGGCGGCCGCGGCCAGCAGGGCCGCGCGGGTCGCGGTGGCGTGGCCAGGGTCTTCGTCGGGCTCGGCCGCCGGGCCGGTCTGCGCCCGCAGGACCTGGTCGGCGCGATCGCCGGCGAGGCCGGACTGCAGGGCCGAGACGTCGGAGCCATCGAGATCACCGACCGCTTCTCCCTGGTCGAGGTCCCCGAGGCAGCCGCCGACCGAGTGATCAAGGCGCTGCAGAACTCCGCGATCCGCGGCCGCCGCCCCGCCGTCCGCCGGGAACGTTCCGGCTCCTGACCGAGGCCCATGGCCCACTGGCCGCGGCCCCAAGGCCTATGCCCCGAGGTCCACGCCCAAGGCCCCACGCCCCGAGGCTGCACCGCCTCAAGGCACTGCGTCTCCGCAGCTTCGTTCGATGGCTCGGCGGCTGCCGAGCAGACCCCCGCGGCCACTCTTCACGGCCCGGGCCTCGCTCAACAGCCGCCGTCAACGGCGATCACCTGGCCGGTGATGCCGGTGTTCGCCGCGGAGGCGAGGAAGACCACTGGGGCCGCGATCTCCTCGGCGGTCAGGAGCCGGCCGAGCGGGATCTGCTCGAGGTAACTCTCCGGAACCGAGTCGACGATGTGCCCGTTGGTGGCGGTCCTGGTCAGGCCCGGCGAGACCACGTTGGTGAGGATGTCACCGGAACCACCCAGCGAGAACGCGGCCGACCGGTTGAAGCCGTGCAGAGCGGATTTTGCGGCACCGTAGAACTCGCCGCCGGCCATGCCCTGCGTCGCGATCGATGACGACACGTGCACCAGACGGCCCCAGCCGCGCTCCCGCATGTGCGGAACGACCAGCCGGCTGAGGGTCAGCACGCCCTCGATGTTGTCGCGTACGACCCGCTGCCAGAGATCTTCGGGCGTGTCATCGAAGCTGCCGCCCGGCTGTGCGGAACCCCAGCGGACAGCGTTGTTGACCAGCACGTCGATGCGGCCTGACCAGGCGATTACCGCCTCGATCAGATCGCGGGCGGTGCTGGGATCACCGAGGTCGAACCGGGCGACCAGGGTGCGCCCACCCAGATCAGCCGCCAGCTTCTCGGCTTTCTCCGCGGCCCCGTGGTAGGTCAGCACCACATCCGCCCCTTCGGCGGCGAAACGCCGGGCGATCGGGTCGCCCAGCCCGCCGGTCGCGCCGGTGACGATCACGGTCCGTCCCGCGAGTCCCATGTCCATCAGTTCGTTCCTCCCCATCGGATACGTCCACCGTGCCGCATCTCGCGGGGCGGAGGGAGGCCCTGCTGAGGCTGGCTCCGCTGGGGCTGGCCCTATCAGGGCCAGCTTCCGGGGACGGCGAATGGATAGGTTCGAGGCATGCCGACGACACCTGCGGACAACGAACTCGGGCGATACCTGCGCACCCGGCGTGAGTCCACCCCGCCAGCCGTGGTGGGTCTGCCGGCCGGACCCCGGCGGCGGACTCCGGGGCTGCGACGGGCCGAGCTCGCCACCCTGGCCGGGATGAGCGTCGAATATCTGACCAGGCTGGAGCAGGGTCGTGACCGGCGACCATCGCCCGAGGTGCTGAACGCGCTGGCCACCGCGCTCCGGTTCACCCTCGCCGACCGCGAGCACCTGCGCTTTCTCGGCAAGGCACTGGCCGGAGTGATGTGCCCGTCCGGGCACGCCCCGGCGACGGAGGTCCGGCCGACGGTGCGGGCGCTGCTGGACCGGCTCGAACCGGGGCCAGCGATGGTGCTCAACCGGCTCGGTGACGTGCTGGCGGCCACCAAGGGTTACCAGGATCTGATGCGGCCACTCGGCTTGCTGGACGACCGCCGGGTCAACGTGATCCGGTGGCATTTCGTCGACGATCGGGCCCGGGCCGCCTGTCCTGACTGGGCGGCGCTCGCCGACGAGCACGTGGCGTGGCTCAAGACCGAGGTGCGGCGCGGCGACCGGCACGCCATCGAGCTGGCCGGCGATCTGACGGTGCTGGCCGGCGGTGAGTTCGCCGGCCGGATGGCGGCACCGTCCGGGCCGGCCGCACGGGCCGGGGTGGAGCGGATGGCGCATCCCGAGGCGGGGCGGCTGGCTCTGGCGTTCGAGATCCTCGAACTGCCGGACGCCGACGAACAGCGCCTCGTCGTGTACCTTCCGGCGGACGCGGCCACGACGGCGGTGCTGGATCGGCTGGCTGTCCGGCGACCAGGTGTCCTCCGAGCCGTTTGACGGGCGTACGGCGTCGAAAGCTTTTCGGGGTTGCCGGTAACGAGGGGCACGGGACCGGACATGGACGTGTCGTGAGTTCTGGCGACGAGCATGAGCAGCGCTTCCGGCGTGTCTATGCCGAAAATTTCCAAGCGCTTCTGGCGTACGCGTTACGGCGGGTCGAGCAGCCGGCGGATGCCGCGGACGTGGTGTCCGAGACTTTTCTCGTGGCGTGGCGGCGCAGTCGTGACCTGCCGCCGGAGGAGGAGATACGGCTGTGGCTGTACGGGGTGGCCCGGCGTGTCCTGGCGAACCATCACCGCGGTGGGACACGCCGGGAACGGCTCGGCGATCGGCTGCGGCAGCGGTTGACGGCGGTCCTCTCCCGGGATCCGGGCAGTGACGTGCCGCAGCGGCTGGTGGTCCGGGCGGCGCTGGCCCGGCTCGACGAGACGGACCGGGAGCTGATGATGCTGACGATCTGGGAGGGCCTGCAACCACGGGAGGCGGCGGAGGTGCTGGCGCTGAACCCGGGAGCGGTCCGCACCCGTCTGTCGCGGGCGCGAGCGAGACTGCGCGAACTGGTCGGTGACGATCTGGGGCCGCCCGGACATGAACTCGACGTCCTGACCGGAACCGCCGCCCCGAAGGAGGGCCGATGACCGAGGAACACCTCGACCGCCTGGTACGAGACGCCGACCCCTACCGGACCGATCTGGCCGCCCGACTCGGTGGAGCGGAGCAGACGCTCCTGGAGGAGATCATGTCCACCCCGAAACTCGAATCGGTGCCCGTTTCCCCGGTGTCGGAGAACCCCGCGCCGGTACGCCGGGCGTTCGGCCGCCGTCTCGGCGGCGCGGTCGCCGCGGCTGCCGTCGTCACCGGTGTCATCGGCGCCGCGACCCTGCTGCGCGACCAAGGCGGTGCGGACCAGCGTGGTGCGGACCTGGCCGGGCCGGTGGGTCTGCCCAGTGCGGACGCCGCCGGCTACGAACTGGATCTGAAGGCCGCGGAGAAGCTGCCGCGGCTGCTGATCGACGATCCTGCCTGGAAGATCGCAGCCGTCAGCGGTTTCGCAGCCGAGAGAGGCACGATCCGGTTCACCGACGGCTCCCGGGAGGCCGAGGTGGGCTGGTACCCGGCGAAGACCTACGACAGCTACCACCAGGACCGGCTCCGGATCGGTACGCCGGTGCCGGCCACCGTGGCCGGCACGAAGGCGAACGTCTTCGCGTACAGCTCCGACGACTTCGTGGCGCAGCTCGTGCCGAACGGTAGCGCCTTCGTCGAGCTGCGGGCCAACGGTCTGCCCCGGGCCGAGTTCGAGCAGGTCCTCACCCGTGTGGTGCAGGTCGAACCGGACCGGTTCCTGGCCGCGATGCCGGCTGAGGTGATCACGTCGAGCCGGGTCCGCGCCGCAGCGGCCGAGATCCTCAGCGATGTGCCGATTCCCCCGGGCTTCGACATCGACAAGATCGATGCCGCGGGGGCGAATGATCCTTACCAGTTCGGCGCGGTCGTCACCGGCCAGGTCACCTGCACCTGGATCGCCGAGTGGATCCGCGCCGACAGCGCGGGCGACGACGACTCGGCGAAGGTGGCTGCCGCCGCCCTGCGCAGCAGCCACCAGTGGAAGATTCTCAAGAACATGAAGGACAAGGGCGGCTGGTCCGAGGTGCTCTGGGAGATCGCTGACAAGGTCGCCGACGGCACCGTGCCGGAGCAGTACAAGTCCGGAATCGGCTGCCCGTGACAAAACCCCGGGTCGGGGCGCGATTCGCACCCCGGCCCGGGCGCTACTGACAGCCGCCCGCCCGACCGGGCACTACTGACTGGTGCCGCCCGACCGGGCGCTCCTGGCCGCTGCCCGACCGGCCGGGCGCTACTGACTGGGGCCGCCGGCCGGATGCTGTTGGCCGCTGGCGGCCTGGGCGGCTGTTACCGACCGACGGCGGAGTGGACGGCCACGTCTCGGGTCTGGGCGATCAGGTGGTGCAGCGGCTCGGGGAGGTTTCGGCGAAACTGGTCGGACAGGCGCGCCCGGTCGCGGGGATTGCAGGTGGCCAGTACGAACTCGTCGAGTCCGGTGGCGAGGATCATTCCGGCCAGCATCAGGTCGGCGACGTCGAGCGGCTGGTTGTAGGACAGGGCGGTCCGGATTCGGGCGGCCGGTTCGCCGGGGCCGCGCGGGTCGGTGAACACCAGCGACGACGTGGAACCGAGCAGCCGGCGTCTCGTCTCCCGGCGCA from Actinoplanes derwentensis includes these protein-coding regions:
- a CDS encoding DEAD/DEAH box helicase: MDEDLVGADAGFSALGLRPELLQALSDLGYEEPTPIQREAIPRLLAGGDLVGQAATGTGKTAAFALPLLHALSGGSSNDPGALVLVPTRELAEQVSQAVHRYGRALNVRVLPVYGGQPISRQLRVLERGVDVVVGTPGRVLDHIERGTLRLDMISTVVLDEADEMLDMGFAEDIEAILSETPTERQTVLFSATMPPRIDAIARKHLRNPERIRMGRDNAAADQLPKVRQSAYLVPRGHRMTALARVLDVEAPTAAIVFCRTREEVDQVTEGLNGRGYRSEALHGGLGQEQRDRVMGRLRAGHTELLVATDVAARGLDVDLLTHVINYNLPTAPEAYVHRIGRVGRAGREGAAITLIEPRDVRLMQAVERLTGQRVKPEQLPTVADLRAKRLDLLRETMRAAAEGDDLERFRPLLAGLTDSLDLEQVALAGLKLLHENTRGDIDETEIPLVESARDKRREPRDQSQWESRGQGQRGGRGQQGRAGRGGVARVFVGLGRRAGLRPQDLVGAIAGEAGLQGRDVGAIEITDRFSLVEVPEAAADRVIKALQNSAIRGRRPAVRRERSGS
- a CDS encoding RNA polymerase sigma factor; this translates as MSSGDEHEQRFRRVYAENFQALLAYALRRVEQPADAADVVSETFLVAWRRSRDLPPEEEIRLWLYGVARRVLANHHRGGTRRERLGDRLRQRLTAVLSRDPGSDVPQRLVVRAALARLDETDRELMMLTIWEGLQPREAAEVLALNPGAVRTRLSRARARLRELVGDDLGPPGHELDVLTGTAAPKEGR
- a CDS encoding SDR family NAD(P)-dependent oxidoreductase, which translates into the protein MDMGLAGRTVIVTGATGGLGDPIARRFAAEGADVVLTYHGAAEKAEKLAADLGGRTLVARFDLGDPSTARDLIEAVIAWSGRIDVLVNNAVRWGSAQPGGSFDDTPEDLWQRVVRDNIEGVLTLSRLVVPHMRERGWGRLVHVSSSIATQGMAGGEFYGAAKSALHGFNRSAAFSLGGSGDILTNVVSPGLTRTATNGHIVDSVPESYLEQIPLGRLLTAEEIAAPVVFLASAANTGITGQVIAVDGGC
- a CDS encoding winged helix-turn-helix transcriptional regulator, with amino-acid sequence MALVIPDVIEESCTTRQAIERLASKWRVLVIYALLAGPQRHAELRRRVSGITQKMLTETLRDMESDGFVERRVLKETPPQHVEYALTALGKTLQEPLAAICAWATEQGNVGAGQQGIDGAGQRNNVGADRRNNDGAD
- a CDS encoding isopenicillin N synthase family dioxygenase, which produces MASDFVVPTVDISAWVTGGPDEAKTRTVGELDRACRSVGFVQIVGHGVPAEVTDGLADAIDGFFGQTLEDKKRYIRPAAENRGYSPPKSESLSYSLGVDPVTRMNDFFEAYNIGVGENTWPESPLAFRPQVEAHFREARRVAETLTGIFAAALGVDPGFFDRIAGHSIDVLRMNNYALEPGEIELGADLTGMGEHTDFGIVTVLWADQVAGLQVLGTDNGWHDVRPADGALLVNLGDISARLTNDVWMSTLHRVKPPVVDGTIERRRSAAFFHDGNGDALIETLPQFVPEGEEPLYDPITVADHIAAKLSGSRSGHKNTSAIREAARVLAAQ
- a CDS encoding alpha/beta hydrolase, which encodes MITFTADGITLAGNLSLAGPDAPAVVLTGPFTGVKEQVTGTYAKLLHERGVTTLAIDHRGFGESGGRRAHEDSQGKLSDLRAAVTVLTEYTDRIGVVGICLGGGYAVRAGATDPRLRAVVGIAGAYNSPARFSAGDPAGYRDSLASFIDRYDEELPAVAPDGAPAAMGGDEPYAYYGTARSAAERWENRVTWGSLHSLMTLDALGAAPLLGDTPLLVVHGRVDDYCSPELARAAHDAAPGPKELRWLDAAQHIDLYDVEPYVTQAADAAAEFLHRRLVAAPAMVP
- a CDS encoding LysR family transcriptional regulator; the encoded protein is MLNPWRLRLLADLATYGTVRAVAQHATMSPSAVSQQLATLERETRTALLERTGRKVRLTAAGMLLAGRAREILAAMDTAEAELRGLAEEPVGTVTLAAFQSAVHALAEPAIAGLAARHPDLTVVLLELEPHESMPALRRGDVDVIITTADFAGTELDPAIDVVPIAADEIVLVLPSSHELTAYDAVALSTCTDQKWTFDVAGSYMSALATRLCRESGFEPSVICRFSNYMLALRHVEKGGSITLLPSLAVDPRYQVTTRPLDPPLGRRITAAVRRSPGPALRPEVTAVLTALRS
- a CDS encoding alpha/beta fold hydrolase, whose translation is MFDDFRLDRVTVGDVSVRFRHGGAGPPVVLLHGHPRTHTTWHAVAPRLAREHTVVLPDLRGYGGSTLPTDRPGHTQSSKREMAGDVVRLMAHLGHDRFAVVGHDRGSLVAFRTAMDHPEAVTHLVIMDGLPVVEHLERTDVTFARAWWHWWFLGQTDKPAERVINADPDAWYETPGPEVIGAGNHADLWAALRNPAVVHGMCEDYRAGLRVDREHEEADRAAGRQVECPMLLLESEHDDLDLHGDPAKIWAPWLVRPLRHRVVDSGHHQAEERPVEVADAIGDFLRTAVR
- a CDS encoding helix-turn-helix transcriptional regulator, translating into MPTTPADNELGRYLRTRRESTPPAVVGLPAGPRRRTPGLRRAELATLAGMSVEYLTRLEQGRDRRPSPEVLNALATALRFTLADREHLRFLGKALAGVMCPSGHAPATEVRPTVRALLDRLEPGPAMVLNRLGDVLAATKGYQDLMRPLGLLDDRRVNVIRWHFVDDRARAACPDWAALADEHVAWLKTEVRRGDRHAIELAGDLTVLAGGEFAGRMAAPSGPAARAGVERMAHPEAGRLALAFEILELPDADEQRLVVYLPADAATTAVLDRLAVRRPGVLRAV